The following coding sequences are from one Homalodisca vitripennis isolate AUS2020 chromosome 7, UT_GWSS_2.1, whole genome shotgun sequence window:
- the LOC124366228 gene encoding acetyl-coenzyme A transporter 1-like isoform X2 translates to MFLYLLQGIPLGLGDAVPMILQSKGVSYNDQAIFSINTWPFSVKLLWAPIVDAVYSNRFGRRKSWLVPTQFLIGISMLCLSYRADSWIDDPAGPRIILLTVFFLVLTALAANQDVALDGWALTMLKRENIGYAATCGSVGQTAGIFLGFFVFLSLESADFCNAYLRSEPLPYGVLTLSSFLHYFGWVFLTTTTLVMLFKSEGTPPADEEPTMGILETYKKLIQIMRLPAMKSFLIFLLTMNVSFSACDSISWLKLVKAGLNREKFSLATTIIIPIKLSMLLFFSKRMTSEKSMEVFTKMYPFRLAFNLVVSAFIWAAPLMLVGQHVPLYFYGLLIFIYGCPQMASYFMKATRIAFYARTSDPTLGSTYMTLLATLSNLGMAWPHSLVLLLVDPLTFSQCSTDPENTCSNSKWAMECSGECETYVDGYYVLIAICTMFGLLWLRWAIPTVRELQKKDPQAWKV, encoded by the exons ATGTTCCTGTACCTGCTACAAGGTATACCATTGGGTCTAGGGGATGCTGTACCTATGATCCTACAGAGTAAAGGTGTCAGTTACAATGATCAG GCAATCTTCAGTATAAACACATGGCCGTTCAGCGTGAAACTCCTTTGGGCCCCAATAGTGGACGCTGTTTACTCCAACAGATTTGGTCGACGGAAATCTTGGCTGGTTCCTACTCAG TTCCTCATCGGTATCTCAATGCTGTGTCTCTCGTATCGCGCTGATTCCTGGATAGACGATCCTGCAGGACCTCGTATAATTCTCCTCACAGTGTTCTTCTTGGTGCTGACGGCTCTGGCAGCCAATCAGGATGTGGCACTGGATGGTTGGGCTCTCACTATGCTCAAGAG GGAAAACATCGGTTACGCGGCTACTTGCGGCAGTGTAGGGCAGACGGCCGGTATATTCTTGGGCTTCTTCGTCTTCTTGTCTCTGGAGTCTGCAGACTTCTGTAACGCCTACCTGCGGTCCGAGCCTCTGCCTTATGGCGTCCTCACTCTCTCCA GTTTCCTGCACTACTTCGGCTGGGTGTTCCTAACGACAACGACCCTTGTGATGCTGTTCAAGAGCGAAGGGACGCCGCCCGCTGACGAAGAGCCGACCATGGGAATTCTGGAGACTTACAAGAAACTGATACAGATCATGCGTCTCCCAGCaatgaaatcatttttaatattcctgCTAACAATGAAT GTCAGTTTCAGTGCATGTGACTCCATCTCTTGGCTCAAGCTGGTGAAAGCGGGCCTAAACAGGGAGAAGTTTTCGCTGGCCACAACAATTATCATCCCTATTAAACTTTCAATGCTTCTTTTCTTCAGCAAACGCATGACAAGCGAAAAATCGATGGAGGTCTTCACAAAAATGTACCCATTCAG ATTAGCTTTCAACTTGGTTGTATCTGCCTTCATCTGGGCAGCTCCCCTGATGCTCGTAGGACAACACGTTCCTCTCTATTTCTATGGTTTACTGATATTTATCTATGGATGTCCTCAG ATGGCTTCGTACTTCATGAAGGCGACGAGGATAGCATTCTATGCCCGTACGAGTGACCCGACCCTAGGAAGTACCTACATGACACTCCTGGCTACTTTGTCCAATCTGGGAATGGCTTGGCCTCATTCACTGGTCCTTCTTCTGGTGGATCCACTCACATTCAGTCAGTGCTCCACCGATCCTGAAAACACTTGCTCTAATTCAAAATGGGCAATG GAATGTTCTGGGGAATGTGAGACGTATGTGGACGGTTACTACGTGCTGATTGCTATATGTACGATGTTTGGACTCCTGTGGCTGAGGTGGGCGATCCCTACTGTCAGGGAACTGCAGAAAAAAGATCCCCAGGCGTGGAAAGTCTGA
- the LOC124366228 gene encoding acetyl-coenzyme A transporter 1-like isoform X1 produces MSRPIPEQEVLAGETAQTSCKKSASLEGDRANVYLLMFLYLLQGIPLGLGDAVPMILQSKGVSYNDQAIFSINTWPFSVKLLWAPIVDAVYSNRFGRRKSWLVPTQFLIGISMLCLSYRADSWIDDPAGPRIILLTVFFLVLTALAANQDVALDGWALTMLKRENIGYAATCGSVGQTAGIFLGFFVFLSLESADFCNAYLRSEPLPYGVLTLSSFLHYFGWVFLTTTTLVMLFKSEGTPPADEEPTMGILETYKKLIQIMRLPAMKSFLIFLLTMNVSFSACDSISWLKLVKAGLNREKFSLATTIIIPIKLSMLLFFSKRMTSEKSMEVFTKMYPFRLAFNLVVSAFIWAAPLMLVGQHVPLYFYGLLIFIYGCPQMASYFMKATRIAFYARTSDPTLGSTYMTLLATLSNLGMAWPHSLVLLLVDPLTFSQCSTDPENTCSNSKWAMECSGECETYVDGYYVLIAICTMFGLLWLRWAIPTVRELQKKDPQAWKV; encoded by the exons ACTGCTCAAACGTCGTGCAAGAAGAGCGCTTCTCTGGAGGGAGACCGGGCAAATGTGTATCTACTCATGTTCCTGTACCTGCTACAAGGTATACCATTGGGTCTAGGGGATGCTGTACCTATGATCCTACAGAGTAAAGGTGTCAGTTACAATGATCAG GCAATCTTCAGTATAAACACATGGCCGTTCAGCGTGAAACTCCTTTGGGCCCCAATAGTGGACGCTGTTTACTCCAACAGATTTGGTCGACGGAAATCTTGGCTGGTTCCTACTCAG TTCCTCATCGGTATCTCAATGCTGTGTCTCTCGTATCGCGCTGATTCCTGGATAGACGATCCTGCAGGACCTCGTATAATTCTCCTCACAGTGTTCTTCTTGGTGCTGACGGCTCTGGCAGCCAATCAGGATGTGGCACTGGATGGTTGGGCTCTCACTATGCTCAAGAG GGAAAACATCGGTTACGCGGCTACTTGCGGCAGTGTAGGGCAGACGGCCGGTATATTCTTGGGCTTCTTCGTCTTCTTGTCTCTGGAGTCTGCAGACTTCTGTAACGCCTACCTGCGGTCCGAGCCTCTGCCTTATGGCGTCCTCACTCTCTCCA GTTTCCTGCACTACTTCGGCTGGGTGTTCCTAACGACAACGACCCTTGTGATGCTGTTCAAGAGCGAAGGGACGCCGCCCGCTGACGAAGAGCCGACCATGGGAATTCTGGAGACTTACAAGAAACTGATACAGATCATGCGTCTCCCAGCaatgaaatcatttttaatattcctgCTAACAATGAAT GTCAGTTTCAGTGCATGTGACTCCATCTCTTGGCTCAAGCTGGTGAAAGCGGGCCTAAACAGGGAGAAGTTTTCGCTGGCCACAACAATTATCATCCCTATTAAACTTTCAATGCTTCTTTTCTTCAGCAAACGCATGACAAGCGAAAAATCGATGGAGGTCTTCACAAAAATGTACCCATTCAG ATTAGCTTTCAACTTGGTTGTATCTGCCTTCATCTGGGCAGCTCCCCTGATGCTCGTAGGACAACACGTTCCTCTCTATTTCTATGGTTTACTGATATTTATCTATGGATGTCCTCAG ATGGCTTCGTACTTCATGAAGGCGACGAGGATAGCATTCTATGCCCGTACGAGTGACCCGACCCTAGGAAGTACCTACATGACACTCCTGGCTACTTTGTCCAATCTGGGAATGGCTTGGCCTCATTCACTGGTCCTTCTTCTGGTGGATCCACTCACATTCAGTCAGTGCTCCACCGATCCTGAAAACACTTGCTCTAATTCAAAATGGGCAATG GAATGTTCTGGGGAATGTGAGACGTATGTGGACGGTTACTACGTGCTGATTGCTATATGTACGATGTTTGGACTCCTGTGGCTGAGGTGGGCGATCCCTACTGTCAGGGAACTGCAGAAAAAAGATCCCCAGGCGTGGAAAGTCTGA